cagtttctataaatatcctatctgagaagctgcatcagcatggtctttcgccagttttgaacaactttttacataatctattgtctgagaaacacatgtatttcgcgcatggtgatttgtcgacaatacgattcagttacatgggtcttcctcagggctcatgcttaagcccccttctatacaatttttacttaaacgacatcgataaatgtatcaacacatcttgcacgctaagacaacttgccgacgacagcgttgtgtctattataggacccaaagctggcaatctgcaagggccgttacaagatactcttgtcaacttatccacatgggctcttcaaatgggtatcgaattctctacggagaaaactgagctggttgtattttcgagaaagcgagaaccagcacaattacagcttcaactagggggtgaaaccatagctcaggtcttcacatttaaatatctcggggtctggttcgactccaaaggcacctggggatgtcacattaggtatctgaaaagaaaatgccaacaaagaatcaactttcttcgtacaataaccgggtcgtggtggggtgcccatccaggagacctgatcaggctgtaccaaacaacgatattgtccgtgatggaatacggatgctttggcttccgatccgcggcgaacactcatttcatcatgctggaaagaattcagtatcgttgtttgcgtattgccttgggttgcatgcaatcgactcatacgatgagcctcgaagtgctggcgggtgttctcccattgaaaaaccggttctgggatctctcatatcgtttgctcattcgatgcgacattttgaatcctctggtgattgaaaatttcgaaaggttagttgagcttaattctcaaacccgttttatgtccttgtattttgattacatggctcagaatattaatccttctttgtttgtttccaaccgtgctcatttcttggatacttctgattctactgtgtttttcgacacatccatgagagaagaaattcgtggaattccggctcacgtgcgccctcaaatattttttataataaattcagaacagtcaactgtgaaaaggtgttttacactgacggatcaaacatcaacgagtccacaggcttcggcatcttcaatcaaaacatcaccgcttcttacaaactcagtgatccggcttcagtttacgtcgcagaattagctgctattcagtacaccctcgagatcattgaaacgttgcccaaagaccattacttcattgtcacggacagtctaagctcaatagaagctctccgagcaatgaagccaggaaagtatcccccttatttcctggggaaaatacgggaacatttgagtactttatctgaacggtcttatttaatatcgttagtctgggtcccttcgcattgttccattccgggcaatgaaaaggcagactcattggctaaggtgggcgcattagaaggtgatatttatgaaagaccaatctgcttcaatgaatttttcagtatctctcgtcagaaaactctcgaaagttggcaaacttcatggagcaatgacgaactgggacgatggctacactccattatccctaaggtatcgacgaaaccttggttcaaggggatgaacgtgagtcgtgatttcattcgcgttatgtcacgactcatgtcaaatcactatacattcaacgcacatctccggcgtatcgggatcgtggagaacgggctctgcacctgtggcgacggttatcaggacatcgagcatgtcgtgtggtcatgcgtagagtatcgcgacgccaggtcgaagctactggaatccctcagggcccgaggtagaccgcctgaggttccggttcgggatgtgttggcgagtcgggatagttcatatatgcttctcatataccagtttctcaaacacattaatatacaagtgtaatctgttacatctggcttagaaagttcctcctatttatcgacgttgtttcaactgtggctaagaattatttctcaactgcaggttcgacactaacttccgccgattatcccgattcctcatctgtccaccatcttcatcggaactaacaagatctttttgctgtcactaaccttcgcttcccccctccccgtctcttcaccatctcgatgtcaactaattagatctctgtcgttttagtcatttcattcccatatcccctttttactccgttttccgcaatatttacttcgctatattttttttttcattttcttctgtaacaacaccatcatcgcccacggaaacttatcaacagcatgcgggccacccgccgggtattcgtaacctgggggtgtttcccgcggacccacacggaccgaagaatgcggccaacatgaatattcaccaacgccatatggaagactctcatgaaatattcaattcaccggccgatcaccacatgaaggctggatctgccaaagtcaaccactgcgacccaaatatgacattacttaatgatacaaccctagttttaagttagtcgtaaattttaaattagtaaaagcccttggcatcttagagcttaagcagtgtgccttaaacattatatttttgaataaaaaaaaaaaaaacgagcaaACCAATCTTCCCAACTGTCTATTAATTcagtaatattattattttctaaTAATAAACGTTTCACTCATTCACAAATAATCTAAACATAGCCGCtgtattttcatttgaatttatacAACATCAACTCAACTAACATCGCCATGATTTAGCACAATTATATTCTGTAACATCTTCAGATGatatgatatatgattttgaactgattttttgagtTCAGTCTGTCCAAACAATATATTGTTTTTAAAAGTAAAGCAACtgattttgataaaaagaaTGTTTAATGACGAAATAaccaaacaaatgtttttaaaaataaaaatgaactaaatgaCTTCCGTGACTGCAATGAaagaacaggtttttttcactTCAACGAAGCGATGAAGGGTTCCAGCAAGAAGATCAGCTCAACTTGTCCATCGACTTCCATCTTGTCCTGGGCCATAGCTTCCTTGGCAGGAAGAGCACCTGTTCCGATAGAGAACATGATTTCGTCGTCCATGGTTAAAGTAGCCTCGGCTTCGGCACTCGACTCGTACACCTTGACGTTCTTCAGATCCAGGATCCAACTTTTGACGACCTTGCCATCTTTGGTGATGTTGAATTTGTAAACGTGCTCGACCTGGCGATTACTCGGGTCAACTTTCTCCAACCGTTTGGCGATTTTGGCGAACACTTCATCAGACTTCAATGACATTTTGGAGGTTACGCTGGATTCGATCTGAAATCCGTACAATAAGACGATTAAAGTTGTCGATTTAAGTACGCAAGACTCACATTACCTTCAGAAGTTCAAGATGGACAACTCGATACTGATGCGTTCGTTTGATTTTCCGATTCTATTTAAACTAAGTGAATTCTTCTTTGGCGAACATCTTATCAGTGTGGATGGCTTAATTTGGTAGATTAGTGTACAATACGGTTCCTCGCACCAGCGTGGGATGCATATGTGGCTGTGTTATGGGTATATATCTGCAAGTTACAAAATTCAGCAGCGTTGGCAACTTGTTCAGTTGCAATAATTCTAATTCTTTTGAAATGTCGACTAGTTATACAATATTTAACCAGCTCCAATGGATGGCAATTTTAAACCTAAAGtttttatatgttttttttaacatttattaaaaaaattgaattcacaaattgtaTGTTTGAGTATGCACTAAATTGAGTGTGTTACGATatcgatttttaaatatatgcgAATGACCCTTACTTCTCGAATATGCATCGTATTATTCAAGGAAatacgaaaatattttttgctaaAGTGGACAATTAGTTAAAAAAATCgtgatttgaaaaaatgaaagatAAAAAAGATATATCAAAATTAAGAATTGTATAAAAACGTTATGAATTGCATCATTGTGAGCtgttttagttttgcttttctcatatagaaaggatatgaaaaatgtatgtacaTGTGTAtgagtgtatgtgacaaatactgTCACTCAATTTACTTGGTGACAGCTTaacccaggggttcccaaactattttgggtcatggacccttTTACTATTTTTAACTTAGGCTTCaattcttgcttttttaatattgatgtaaaatttatgcggatggtcaaataaacacaacttttttagcgtaaatatttcaaatgacaacttatatcaaacaatagggggtcgatttctagacatcgtcgacccccatagtcagttttcgtttacgtcgacctccGCAAAaaagatatcgaccccaaggggtctatatcgaacACTTTGGGAGCCCCTAGCTTAAcccattttcactaacttaaattcaatcggaaggtattatggtcccatataaaattcctgcatTTTATCTGTATCTGACTCCCGGCTTCAGAATTATATGGTTATGTGtgttcaaaatatgaaaataatggtAATTACTTTCCTTGGAAATTGCTGAGCCAGTTTCTAtaatcttaggctcaaataTATAGGAATACCATaacaaattccttaattttattACAATGCATTTTCCGGTTaaggaaaaaatattaaatttgtttcatttttcatttttaaatacatattttattcaagaaaaaaaaaattacttttctTAGGTTTTATTGCTAAAAAATAGTAGCTTTCGGAGATAATATAAATTTTGAAGCAGCTTCCAAATTTTAAACACTCGCATTGTCTCGTGGTAACTGCTATGGTATTGGAAGTATTGATGAGGAGAGTAAATTTCAAATGGATTTCATTCGCATCCGCCTTCCGGTTCACTAGGTGATCTGATCTTAAAACTCTTTCGAAATTCAGATCTTGTaatttgtaggatgatgaacgTTAAAAATTTCCAAACTCCATATGGTTGGTGACGCAAAAACAGGAACGTTATTTgtttattagaaaaaatatttcttctgATAAATAATAGTCTTAAATGACAACACGAGGTACAAACATCAAGATTGCTATCAACAttattccgatttgttgatCTGGTTACTTGATGACCAATATCATTCACGGATAGATAAGTATAATCAGTTCAAAAATGGCCAAATGAGTcacgtcgttatttccgaaatttatgAAATTCTTCACATATAtgagtatgagaaaggcatcattacacctctaGGTGAATTGAAAGCAGTATATAAGGCTTTTTCAATTTACGCAACCAGTCCGAGAGggattcaatttgtttttttggGGAGAATTAGAAAAATATACCGGACGATTTTGAATCCACTTCAAtgtaatttgaaaacaattgacGACTTTGAGTCTATCGTTTAATTTATGTAATTGTTGAGAAGAAATGTCAGTTGACATAGAACTTTATGTTGCATCACAAGTTAAGCTGGCAGCCTTCATCCAGTTGTACATTTTGTTATGCATTTCTTTTACAGAGTGTTAGTATTTGTGTCGTATAGTATTGAACGGTATTTTGATTAAACGCATTAAACTCTACAATTGAAAGCGCTCCCGAATTTCGCCGGTCTGTCCATTTATGCTATGTAAGCAGAGTTTTGTATGTGCTTGGTGCTGTTCCGTTCAATAATGTCTACACACGCCGAAAAATAAATAGTATCAATTTACAAATTGTTTATAGAACGATATGTTGtgaatatattttaaaatttagaaCTTGATTCACCCAATGATTGGGCTAGAATCTTTCATAGTTTTTACTGTaactattttttaaaattattaaatactAATCTTTTTACTGCTTtgaataaagtttatttttctCCGTGTTatgtaaaaataacaaatttctGAAAACAGAAATTTCTGCTCTTAAGCCTACTCAGAGCTGTTTGCACCGATACCGGACGTCTTTGTCGATCTTTCAATGGGTGTTACAATCGATGATAATAATACAAGATCAAGTTATGTTTGATGGAACAAAACAATAACTTATTCACACAATGACGTAATGTTCTCTGGGTTAGTTAATTGTTTTCTTCGAAAGTTCGCCTCTTTACTTTCTGTATCTGAGTTTCAATACGATTGGCAGATCATGTGAATCTTGCTTTATGAGAAATCGGTATATTTCATATGGGATCTAACTTCTATTATAATATTTTGCTATgtattatattttcaaaagaaaTATGGCATTATTTGTGCTATCGGAATAACACGATGTGTTGAAAAAGCCCTTAATATTCTTACTGACTATCAAACTGTGGCTTTGAAAACGAGTCCATGAATATAGAAAGTGATTTGAGGGGTTATGTAATTTTGCCAAATCATAACATAACGAGTTTATATGTTTGGATTTCGAGTCAAATGCGTATTTCAATGGCTgtactacagggtgattttttaagagcttgagaacttttttaaacaataaaacgcataaaatttgcaaaatctcatcggttctttattttaaacgttagattggtacatgacatttactttttgaagataatttcatttaaatgttgaccgcggctgcgtcttaggtggtccattcggaaagtccgcttttttatcgacaaattttgttcagcgatgaggctcatttctggttgaatggctacgtaaataagcaaaattgccgcatttggagtgaagagcaaccagaagccgttcaagaactgcccatgcatcccgaaaaatgcactgtttggtgtggtttgtacgctggtggaatcattggaccgtattttttcaaagatgctgttggacgcaacgttacagtgaatggcgatcgctatcgttcgatgctaacaaactttttgttgccaaaaatggaagaactgaacttggttgacatgtggtttcaacaagatggcgctacatgccacacagctcgcgattctatggccattttgagggaaaacttcggagaacaattcatctcaagaaatggaccggtaagttggccaccaatatcatgcgatttgacgcctttagactattttttgtggggctacgtcaagtctaaagtctacagaaataagccagtaactattccagctttggaagacaacatttccgaagaaattcgggctattccggccgaaatgctcgaaaaagttgcccaaaattggactttccgaatggaccacctaagacgcagccgcggtcaacatttaaatgaaattatcttcaaaaagtaaatgtcatgtaccaatctaaggtttaaaataaagaaccgatgagattttgcaaattttatgcgttttattgtttaaaaaagttctcaagctcttaaaaaatcaccctttataacgtgtatagtataaaaataaaactgtaATGCCGTGATAGTGAAACAGTGAACGGTATAATTATAAGGTAATCATTTTTATTTCAGAGACAAACATTAGTGTCAACTGTTTTCCATAACTATGAAAAGAAAATCAATAATTGATTACTTGTCTCATTGGTAGACAGTAAAGTTGTTGGACAATATTCGACTCCTAATCAGATATGAAACCAGTTTAAAGTCACTTAAGTTACGTAAATTCTTATTATTTATATACTTTGTTGAAAGTTATCATTAATTACCGTACGGTAGTATTCGTTATCTAAAAACTTTCTTAGCAACGAAAGACCAAAGTCTGGTTCATTTTCGCTGGAAAGTCAAGACCAATGATAAACCCCATCAAATTGATTAAGATTGGTGACTTTTGTAGCTTGCACCGATAAGGAACTTCTAATCCATATTTGAACGAAATCACTAAAACCTGATCCGCAGACCTGACTTCCCCCGATTAAGGTTCATACAACTTACCATAACAAGCCGTTTTGTCGAGGTATAAACACTCCTTCTCATCATTGAATCAGTTTAAAGCAAATTTCGTCGGGCTGATGAATTGCATAACACATCTAACTAATACtgcagaaaaaatatgtttatctGTCTGTAAACAGCAACGGCGCTATCGCTATACGAATCTTATCACTGCCACCTGAACGCGATAATTTTTCCAATAAAATCTCCAATGCAATAATAAATTTGACATATAGAGACATATTATcgatatattttatttaatgaatAATTTACGATATTGTTCATAGTACTTTTGTGTGTCCACTGGATGTGCCCAAGTGTTAAATTTTGTTCCAGGGCTGTTCCTGCAAAcaaatataggtatttttggaTTCCACTTATTAGCAGCCACAACAAAATGAGTTACAACGTTTGGCTAGAGTGATTAAATTGTCAGCATTACCATGCTAATTTATTCGGCAACAATCGGCAACAATGTTAGTTGCTGATTAAACAAATTATCTTGCTTCTTTTCAAAAGTCAttaaaaagtgtaacaatcctacagtaatatgagaaaggcatcattacaccactaggggaTTTAAAATAGACTTTATCttcattcggtaattttttcatcttttgacgagtttagaacagccgaactaccgaacattttcattctactgatatatcagcacaagtAAACATTTGTGGAcagcagtacctcaaggtaccgGTATGTTGAAATGTGTTTTTTACTGGAAAATCAGCTACCGATGTTTGAATAGATGAGAtcgtaatccaatttaagtatgtacaatgtcaattgtatggggcgAAGGACTGACGCACGCGAATTTGACGCGAATCTCTCCCCTATgtacaagattcgatgcggactcgtctgggggcgccatgctcgccaacatattttgcgatttttttgtgaaatgtgagagctggatattttGATAACATGGTGTCTTTGTTGTGAATCACATCTTTTAGAAATCATTTTAAATGGATATTTGCTTCAAAATGTGAGAATGAATCGAATAAGAGTTTTTTAAGTTAATTATATAAAACAATGCAAGACTACGAAATAAATTACATCTGACTGATTCCTATCAAAAGTTCATcttttcatttaaagtttttgtccggttcttgtgaaaatatatttatagacgatttttgcattgcaaaatcagtGTCCGATTTTCACTCTCcatgtttttatttcttttttaagCATTCAGAATTATTTAAACGGGTGTGCATACTAAGTTGTATGATTAATATTTTTGTATTCATATAACTGAAATGAATTTCCAAAACATTGTCCAACACTTTTTACACCTCTACAGtctggttggttggttgatcAATTTCATGACACAGTTCAGTATACTTAGTATACTATACATCGAAGCAGTGACAAttaatgctattagcatcagaaggccttccaacaacacctgaccacctcctacgaatcttcatcgaagtccaTCAgcaatatggaatgaaacccaaggaagcgctggccgacctggactcttatttttgacaagtgaacacatccgccgactctaactaatccgggaagccgaacacaattttacaaggccgaattttcggaaataacgacgccctctaTCGAGGTAGCATCCTATAATGACGTAAGTGACACTACACTTCATTCAAATCCTCAAATATCTTCGCATTCACAACAgaatgcgattgaaattcttGTCTACTCtcagaatttcaatcgcatgaaAAACTCAGCCAAAATGAAGGAAATTCATCAACATATTTTATCATCTTCTTTCTCAGTTATTCTTGGAACTGAAAGTAG
This genomic window from Malaya genurostris strain Urasoe2022 chromosome 1, Malgen_1.1, whole genome shotgun sequence contains:
- the LOC131440467 gene encoding SCP2 sterol-binding domain-containing protein 1-like, with the translated sequence MSLKSDEVFAKIAKRLEKVDPSNRQVEHVYKFNITKDGKVVKSWILDLKNVKVYESSAEAEATLTMDDEIMFSIGTGALPAKEAMAQDKMEVDGQVELIFLLEPFIASLK